CGTGATGTTCTTGCCTGGTTTAAAGCACGAAAGGGAGCCTATCAGACCAGTATTAACAAAGCTCTACGCGAATATATCATCGCACACACGCAAAAATAGTTTTAGAGTCTCGTGTTGTTGTAAGTCTAATAACGTGTGATTTCGAGCGATGCGAGAAATCTTGGTTTTATCTTGGGTAAGATTTCTTCTTAGCTACGCGTATGCCAAATGGGGCGATGCTATGCAGCGGTAGAAATTTTTTTAATATGAGTATCCATTTCCTTTATGACCGCTTGAATTTCTATAACTTGTTCTTCATCGAAAAGTGGTTCACCGCATTGAGTACAGACCCAAGCGCAGACGCGATCGAGTAATAAATGATATCCATTGCGATCGATATGATAAGGAGCTTCTCCTCTTTTAAGGTCAGCTTTGCAATACATGCATTTCATGGCTTTAGCCTCCTTTTAAAATCTGGGGTCCATTTTGATGCTTCTGGTATGTAAGCTGTAATAATTGCCAGGTAGCCCTCTTTAGGTGCACAGACGATATGAATAGGCCTATTCGTAACAAAGTCAAACATTAAGCAGCTATGTCCTCTTGGATCATCACAATAGTCTTCGATAATTTCGCCATTTAAAATGACGTGACGTACCTCATTGGGAGAAATCATACGATCTACTCGGTTTATTTGATTAATTGCATGAGGTAAAAAGAGGATCCTTTGGCTGGCCGATTCAAGTATCTTTTTTTTAATATTATCGGTCATTGAATTTTAGCCCTTTAAGAATAGCTGTATTACACTATTAACAACAATACTATCATAAAATATTCTGCAAACCAGAGGATTGCAAATAAATGAAGAAAAACGACAACGTATTTAAGCTTATACAGATCTATAGATTACAGTTCATTTGCTGTAATAAGCTATAGTTGTTAATGAAGTGGAGAAATTATCCTAAAACACCATAACCCCCACACCACTTAATATTGCCCCCAATGAAATATAGCCTAACCATAAATGAGTTTTAGCAATAGATTTTTGGTCGTTATAGCCAAGATGATTGCGAGCTTTATACCCAAGATAACCGCTGGTGGCCATCGCGGCAGCGGCGGTAAATAAAAATATTTTATGCACTAAGCTGCGGTCAAATTTTAGTAGGTTGCGTTCAAATGGTACAGGGGCAATAATGGCGGCAAGCGCAGTAGTGGTAAATAAACCCATGGTACCATAGGCTAAGTATTTATGGGGTTTTTTATAGCGAGCGGTAGTACCGCCAGCTTCGGTGTACATATCATTATAACTTAATTGGCCAATGATACATAAAGCAGTAGTTGAAGCGATAAGAGAAATGCCTAAGCCTTGATGCACGTTGAGCAATAGACGACGACGTTCAACAGCTTGAGGGTCTACTGCTGGTGGTGGGGGTGTTTCGGGTTTACCGAGTAAGTCAAAATCAAATTGGTCCTTAGATACTGCCCTTGCTTGGTAAGCTAGGGTAAAAATAATAAAAGTTAAACAAAAGCAAATATATCTAATTAGATAACGCATAAGTTTATAATTTACCCCCTGTAATGATAACGCGGTTAGTGCGACTGCGGCTTTCACCAACTGAGGTTACACGAATGGCGGCTTCATCTGCCACTGGGCAGTGGGTTTCACAAATACCACAACCTACACATTTGGTTAAATCAATATAGGGTTGTTTAAGGGTGCGGTCTTTTCCATTACGAGCTTGAATAGTTACCACTTTATAATGAATAGCTTTCGGTGAAGTCGGGCATACTTCTTCGCAGACAATACATTGAGTTTCATTAGCCCAGGGTAAACAACGACCGCGATCAATAGATGCCGAGCCAATACGAATTGGTTCAGTATATGGTGGTAAACCTAATTTTTCTGCTAAGGAAATATAACGAATCGCACTGGTTGGGCAAATTTCACCGCACAAGGCACATTGTTGTTCACAATAGCCTAAGCGCGCAATTAATACCGGGGTCCACAGTCCTTCAATACCGGCTTGCTCAAATGCGGGCTGCAGTCCGCCGGTAGGGCAAACTTTCATGCAGGCGCCGCATTTAATGCATTTTTCTAAAAACTCTTCTTCGCTGCAAGCCCCCGGAGGGCGAATTCGTTTGGGATTAGCGCGAGGGTTAACCCCATCAGAAGCACGCAACAGCGGTACCGCGGTTACACCCAAGGCAAGCGCAGCAAGTGAACGGCGGCGACCTAAATTGATTACATCAGTAGTAGTGGTAGGAGATGACGATAGAAAACCGTATTTTATACCGCCGCGAGGGCAGGCTTCAATGCAGTTAAGACACAATAAACATTCATTTACACGCAACTTGTCTTGCGGTTGAGCGGCTCCGGCACAATCAGCACCACAAACATTACAGTTGTTGCATAAATCTAAATTGCGATGCAGGCGAAATAG
The window above is part of the Deltaproteobacteria bacterium genome. Proteins encoded here:
- a CDS encoding YgiT-type zinc finger protein, coding for MKCMYCKADLKRGEAPYHIDRNGYHLLLDRVCAWVCTQCGEPLFDEEQVIEIQAVIKEMDTHIKKISTAA
- a CDS encoding DUF4258 domain-containing protein, producing the protein MTDNIKKKILESASQRILFLPHAINQINRVDRMISPNEVRHVILNGEIIEDYCDDPRGHSCLMFDFVTNRPIHIVCAPKEGYLAIITAYIPEASKWTPDFKRRLKP
- a CDS encoding 4Fe-4S binding protein, with translation MFRKVRRIYQVVFFALFLFLVFATTASLIGGYPVEWFLAIDPLVALSAGLASREIHPLLLMSVPIIIITLIFGRFFCGWLCPFGTIHHACSFVAKKRRVSDRIKINNPRKIFKLKYFILLALLAMALLGSNQIGWLDPIAFTWRAMSTALIPALDNLAWGVYQGERHFHASSIIAFLFVVAISLNFIIPRLYCRLLCPLGALLGLLSRFSLFRLHRNLDLCNNCNVCGADCAGAAQPQDKLRVNECLLCLNCIEACPRGGIKYGFLSSSPTTTTDVINLGRRRSLAALALGVTAVPLLRASDGVNPRANPKRIRPPGACSEEEFLEKCIKCGACMKVCPTGGLQPAFEQAGIEGLWTPVLIARLGYCEQQCALCGEICPTSAIRYISLAEKLGLPPYTEPIRIGSASIDRGRCLPWANETQCIVCEEVCPTSPKAIHYKVVTIQARNGKDRTLKQPYIDLTKCVGCGICETHCPVADEAAIRVTSVGESRSRTNRVIITGGKL